The following are encoded in a window of Castanea sativa cultivar Marrone di Chiusa Pesio chromosome 5, ASM4071231v1 genomic DNA:
- the LOC142636695 gene encoding uncharacterized protein LOC142636695, whose product MGFSFGEQELDLVLVPSGLLIMFAYHLVLLYRYIHRPHTTFMGFENNDKRAWVESIMKDKEKNVSTALTVTGSNTTASIYLATISLTLCSIIGAWIANAANVVFESTIIYGDRRQSTMAIKFITLLTCFLLAFSCFVQSARHLVHASYLISNPSSDVSASCVEASVIRGGELWSLGLRALYFALNLLLWFFGPIPMFICSVSIVILLHYLDSNSTPFNEYGSGTQTAKRNARRDV is encoded by the exons ATGGGTTTCAGCTTCGGAGAGCAGGAACTTGATTTGGTATTGGTCCCTAGTGGGTTGCTGATCATGTTTGCTTACCATCTGGTCCTCCTTTACAGATACATTCATAGACCTCACACCACATTCATGGGGTTTGAGAACAATGACAAGAGAGCCTGGGTTGAAAGCATCATGAAG GATAAGGAAAAGAATGTTAGCACTGCTCTAACTGTGACCGGTTCCAACACTACTGCATCAATTTACTTGGCAACAATCTCTTTGACTTTGTGCTCTATCATTGGAGCTTGGATTGCAAACGCTGCCAATGTTGTCTTTGAGAGTACTATAATCTACGGTGACAGAAGGCAATCCACCATGGCTATCAAGTTCATAACCCTCTTAACCTGCTTTCTCCTTGCTTTTTCATGCTTTGTTCAGTCAGCAAGGCATCTTGTCCATGCTAGCTATTTAATAAGCAACCCAAGTAGTGATGTATCTGCGAGTTGTGTAGAGGCATCAGTTATAAGGGGAGGTGAACTTTGGTCACTTGGGCTTAGAGCACTATATTTTGCTCTTAATTTGCTGCTATGGTTTTTTGGTCCAATACCCATGTTTATTTGCTCTGTCAGTATTGTGATACTCCTCCATTACCTCGATAGCAATTCAACTCCGTTCAATGAGTATGGTTCTGGAACCCAGACAGCCAAAAGGAATGCTCGGCGGGATGTCTAA